Proteins encoded together in one Zonotrichia leucophrys gambelii isolate GWCS_2022_RI chromosome 1, RI_Zleu_2.0, whole genome shotgun sequence window:
- the RPL24 gene encoding large ribosomal subunit protein eL24, which translates to MKVELCSFSGYKIYPGHGRRYARTDGKVFQFLNAKCESAFLSKRNPRQINWTVLYRRKHKKGQSEEVQKKRTRRAVKFQRAITGASLAEIMAKRNQKPEVRKAQREQAIRAAKEAKKAKQATKKTAVSAAKAPTKAAPKQKIVKPVKVSAPRVGGKR; encoded by the exons ATGAA GGTCGAGCTGTGCAGCTTCAGCGGCTACAAGATCTACCCGGGCCATGGCCGCCGCTACGCCCGCACGGATGGGAAG GTTTTTCAGTTCTTGAATGCAAAATGTGAGTCTGCATTCCTTTCCAAGAGAAACCCTCGTCAGATCAACTGGACTGTTCTGTACAGGCGTAAGCACAAGAAGGGACAGTCA GAAGAGGTCCAGAAGAAGCGCACGCGCCGTGCTGTGAAGTTTCAGAGAGCCATCACTGGTGCCTCTCTGGCTGAGATCATGGCCAAGCGGAACCAGAAGCCCGAAGTACGAAAGGCACAGAGGGAACAAGCTATCAG GGCTGCAAAGGAAGCCAAGAAGGCTAAGCAGGCAACCAAGAAAACAGCTGTTTCTGCTGCAAAG GCCCCTACAAAAGCAGCACCTAAGCAGAAGATTGTGAAACCAGTCAAGGTTTCTGCTCCCCGTGTTGGTGGAAAGCGCTAA
- the CEP97 gene encoding centrosomal protein of 97 kDa, whose product MAAAGAGDEAAGAGLIVNCSGQGLQKLGPTLPCDADTQTLILDKNQIIKLEHLEKCRNLMQLSVANNRLVRMMGVAKLTKLRVLNLPHNSIGYVEGLKDLVHLEWLNLAGNNIKAIEQVNSCLCLQHLDLSDNNIAQLGDLSKLTSLKTLLLHGNIITSLRPAPACLPQSLTVFSLAENEIRDLNEVSFLASLHHLEQLSIMNNPCVMATPSVPGFDYRPYIVSWCLNLKVLDGYVISQKESLKAEWLYSQGKGRSFRPGQHVQLVQYLANVCPLTSVYGLQTEEDAKLEKILSKQRLHQRQLMHENQNEEPRTFSAPSKAVPVAHEHSAQAQPSQMGLEKEPVIQRNSWVGPSANNDHSYAVKNTFLHERSFSKELHLEDVQTDEDKLNSSLLSSESTFMPVASGLAPVSPASDLKLHGINLSLEDDDDTVIEGVRDINRRETTKKQEAVSVTGEHPNRAAGSVETQENINEILQVPAPELVTAGLAARTGHYLGAAEGQVRHSHPRTLLGAESGVKTLCPEQVTEERSASLAGQGAAAADRGAAELQRMTEAATKLQASWRGFYTRNHHPQAKEVRNEIRLHRMQQHIIYLTAEIEKLRKEREEDKMQRLVQEEAIKFLWNQVKSLQQWQLSVMQNLGGAGIPSANTLCLSKPPLQSSTREQETPPAVSSALLAPASEDDLQEKSSLQFPDSGFHSAADQTRASELCSSAKSSAEGSESSLSMETIKQYGNCVSACCSDGEGGQSKESSSNGQDNGLIEQYLKSVQQLEEADEDTDCNEEMEGSCLQVSVSAESQDSSSDTVSVELPQDTSSPVQGEICQIPPGSYKLTSGMVEGKQTDCDSSFQMLHVGIAV is encoded by the exons AtggcggcggccggggcgggggaCGAGGCGGCCGGAGCCG GCTTGATAGTCAACTGCTCAGGTCAAGGATTGCAAAAGCTTGGTCCAACTTTACCCTGTGATGCTGATACTCAGACTCTGATTCTGGACAAAAATCAGATAATTAAATTGGAACACTTGGAAAAATGCAGGAATCTGATGCAG ctctctgtggcCAACAACCGTCTGGTGCGAATGATGGGTGTGGCAAAACTGACCAAGCTCAGAGTGCTCAACTTGCCTCATAACAGTATTGGGTATGTGGAAGGGCTGAAGGATTTGGTGCACCTGGAATGGCTGAATTTGGCAGGAAATAACATTAAG gCCATTGAACAAGTCAATTCCTGTCTGTGTCTTCAGCATCTTGATCTGTCAGACAATAACATAGCTCAATTAGGTGATCTCTCCAAGCTTACCTCACTGAAG acTCTGTTGCTGCATGGAAATATTATAACTTCACTTCGCCCTGCCCCTGCTTGCCTACCTCAGAGTTTGACTGTTTTTTCTTTGGCAGAAAATGAAATCAGAGACTTAAATGAG gTTTCTTTCCTGGCCTCTCTTCACCACTTGGAGCAGCTGTCAATTATGAACAATCCTTGTGTGATGGCCACACCTTCTGTCCCTGGCTTTGACTACAGGCCTTATATTGTCAGCTGGTGTCTGAACCTTAAAGTTCTTGATGGATATGTGATTTCTCAGAAGGAAAG CTTGAAAGCAGAATGGCTCTACAGTCAAGGGAAAGGAAGGTCATTTCGGCCTGGGCAGCATGTTCAGCTAGTTCAGTACTTGGCTAATGTTTGCCCTCTCACATCAGTATATGGACTCCAGACTGAAGAGGATgccaaactggaaaaaatactgagtAAGCAAAG ACTCCACCAGAGGCAGTTGATGCATGAAAACCAAAACGAGGAACCACGGACATTTTCTGCTCCCAGCAAAGCAGTGCCAGTTGCTCATGAACACAGTGCCCAGGCCCAGCCATCTCAGATGGGTCTTGAAAAGG AACCTGTCATCCAGAGGAATTCTTGGGTAGGACCAAGTGCAAACAATGATCATTCCTATGCAGTAAAGAACACTTTTCTTCATGAAAGAAGCTTTTCCAAGGAGCTACACCTCGAAGATGTACAGACAGATGAAGATAAACTAAACAGCAGCCTTTTATCCTCAGAGTCTACTTTCATGCCAGTTGCTTCAGGATTGGCTCCAGTGTCTCCTGCTTCAGACCTGAAGCTACATGGAATCAATTTGAGCCTagaagatgatgatgatacAGTGATTGAAGGTGTGAGAGACATTAATAGAAGGGAAACAACTAAAAAGCAGGAAGCTGTGTCTGTTACAGGAGAGCACCCtaacagagcagcaggaagtgTGGAAACACAAGAGAATATCAATGAAATCCTGCAGGttcctgctcctgagctggTAACAGCTGGCCTGGCTGCAAGGACTGGCCACTATTTAGGGGCTGCTGAAGGCCAAGTTCGGCACAGTCACCCCAGAACCTTGCTAGGTGCTGAATCAGGAGTAAAAACTCTTTGTCCTGAGCAGGTGACAGAAGAAAGGTCTGCTTCACTGGCTGGGcaaggtgcagcagcagctgatcgaggtgcagctgagctgcaaAGGATGACTGAAGCAGCTACCAAGCTCCAAGCTTCCTGGAGAGGATTTTACACCAGGAACCACCACCCTCAAGCCAAGGAAGTGCGGAATGAAATTCGCCTACACagaatgcagcagcacatcaTTTATTTAACAGCTGAAATAGAAAA actgagaaaagaaagagaggaagatAAAATGCAAAGGCTTGTACAGGAGGAAGCTATCAAATTTCTTTGGAACCAG GTTAAATCCCTTCAACAATGGCAGCTCTCAGTGATGCAGAATTTAGGTGGTGCTGGGATCCCTTCAGCCAATACTTTATGTTTATCCAAACCACCTCTTCAGTCATCCACAAGGGAGCAAGAAACCCCACCCGCTGTTAGTTCTGCTTTGTTAGCTCCAGCTAGTGAGGATGATCTCCAGGAAAAGTCTTCGTTGCAGTTCCCAGATTCTGGCTTTCATTCTGCAGCTGATCAGACTCGTGCCAGTGAactgtgcagctctgcaaagaGCTCAGCTGAAGGAAGTGagagctccctttccatggaaaCCATCAAACAATATGGCAATTGTGTTTCAGCATGTTGCTCAGATGGAGAGGGTGGGCAAAGTAAAGAGAGCTCTAGTAATGGGCAGGACAACGGACTGATAGAACAGTATTTAAAATCTGTTCAGCAGCTGGAAGAGGCTGATGAAGACACAGATTGCAATGAGGAAATGGAGGGCAGCTGTCTACAAGTGTCTGTGTCAGCAGAAAGCCAAGATTCTTCCTCTGACACTGTCTCTGTAGAGCTCCCTCAAGACACATCCTCCCCAGTCCAAGGTGAAATCTGTCAGATACCACCAGGAAGCTACAAACTGACTTCAGGAATGGTAGAAGGGAAGCAAACAGACTGTGATTCTTCATTCCAGATGCTGCATGTTGGGATAGCTGTATAA